ATGTTCAGACCGAGTGTTCATCCTCTGAATAATACTAGTACTAGACAAGGACAGATAATACTAGGACAGATTTCACTACATGTtacttgtactccctccgttcccaaatatttttctttctagagattgcaacaagtgactacatacgaagcaaaatgagtgaatctacactctaaaatatgtctacatacatccgtatgtttagtccatttgaaatgcctagaaagacaaatattaaggaacggagggagtaataggCAAACAGCCAATGAAGTACTACTGTTTCACATGCTTTTTTCTTGATGGGAATGTTTTACTTATCTTTATAAGGAAACAAACAGTGGCATTTCATACAGATTGTGCAGTTTCAGATATTGATATGATAGGACTGGCATCATGTGTATCTCATTCATGCATGCATGACTGCAACTTAAACCTGAATTTCTTGTGTACCAACAATTGATTTAAGCTGTTTACCACATATCTTCAGTTAGTTTCAGGTGGATACTGAAATGTGCTCTAATCCGCTGTTTTGCTAGGCCTTTTTGTTCTCTTTCTTAATGCAGTCGTTCATAAGATAATTTACAAGTACCACAACATGCTTTTCAGGGGCTCATAGATATATACTGATATATATGTTTGTATTACTCACAATGTATTATTAAATTCTATTGTACAAAGATGTTTCAATTCTCCTCAATTCTTTTTTTCATCATGTTGTTAATGATGCCTCAATTCTCCTCCGCCAGATATGACTGCAGTGGATCCAGGTGGCCAGAAAGAAGCGCACGACGAAGGTTCGGGCGGCATCGATGCCTGGGAAGAAGAGTATGGCATTGGCAAGGTCCAAAATAGATCTCTGCTTGATAAGCTTCAAAATCTCTCTTGTCTCATACTGTATGTTGTGAACTATGTATACTTGCAGGGCTCTTCAAAATGCACGcgagaggattcaacatcttggAGATATTCGAAACGGGAAGAAAGAAATGGCTCATGTCGACCATGTTTAGAGCATGTAGCCTTCTGATGTGTGATGTGTTCACAGATTTCTGTCATTTGTGGTGTTTATTAATGAAGTGATGTTCACTTCTGAAGAAAAAATGGTGTTGCAGTCTGGTTGCATGTTATTACTAACTTGCAACTACgattcatgtatgcatgttgTATACAACCACAGCTCGTATCTGCATGTTGGATACGCAACATAGTTTGTGAAGTAGAATCCATTTTGTATATGTGCATATATACGTCACATATCTGCATGTGTATACCTTTCGGAAGTGGGAACCCCACTTGATCCCACTTAAGCCACATAAGTTTTACTGGGTTGTTGGCTATCACCCACCAAAGTGTGTTGGGATTGAGTGGGATGTGGTGGGACGCCCACTACCAGTCCCACCTGCAGCCTGATGAGGGAGGCAGATGCTGGACCTCTCAGCGAGGAGCAAAGTTTTCCGAGGATGAACCTTTTGCACCAGTTGAAATCCTCTAATGTAGATGGTTTGTATCATTCTCCAGTATCTACATGTAATGCACTGCTTTAGAATTGTTTTTCATATGTTTTATGAACATTGGGTAGTTCCCAGATTATACTAGAATAGTTAGCTTGAATAGCTGAGGTAACTAGTAGTACAATATGACCATCTGGCAGCATGTTTATTGCTTGCTAGTTGCATAATGCATGTCATCGTGATTGATTCATCAGTGGTCTTCCCAGAGTACTTCGATTATGAAATTTGCAGCTCTATGGGCACTTATGGAAACTAGGTTTAGTGATTTAGCATGAATCTTGGGATGTTATATGTTTCAAGTTTTAACTGCATGACCGCTAGACATAGTCGACCAACTGTGAGCCTTGACATTCAGAACACTAGGGGTCGCATGTTTCTCAGTTTTATGTTTGCACATGGCTACTATACATTTCATTGATTGATTGCTTTGCTTCTTGTATGTTCATATTTTCTGCGGATATACTGTTTTTTTCATAGTGTTCAAGCACCCTGTTATATCTAGTTATGCACCTTGTGGCTGCTCTGCTAGGTTGCTTTATGTTTTTATTTTGAGAAAAAGTCATGCTTCATGTTCTATCTACTGATATAAGATCCCACACCATTGTTTATTTAAGACTTCCACAAGTTAACTTCTAGTGAGGCTGTTGGCGTACTATGGCATTTCAGTCCACTACAATAGCTGAATACTTTACCTTACTAAGCGAACCCACTAAGTCATCATATATACTTTTACATAATGTGGTTCTGAAAATTGGGTAGTTCTCATATTCTAGTAGAATGATTAGCTTGAATTGTTGTGGTAACTAGTAGCGTTGTACAACATGACCATATGGCAGCATGTTTAATTGCTTGCTGGTTGCGTAATGCCTGTCATCATGATTTGTCATGACCATCTAGCAGTGTATTTCACTCCGTGGTTTTCCCGAGTTCTTCGATTGTGATATATGAAGCTTTATGTGCAGGTATGGAAACTACTAACTTCTAGTTGATTGAGTAGCGTAGTTAAGTTCACCGTAGGAGACAAGACCAACATGGCTGATTGATTGcactctccctctccctcccgcgcTGCCCCCGCACGGCGgcggggagggaaccctaggcggccgccgccgagctccccaccctccctcctcctctcccgccgCCGCCAGAGGGTCTGGCTGGGCAAAGCTCGTCCgggtcgacggcggcggggcCCTCTCGATCCCCCGTAGGCAGAGGTGCGGCACGGGCGCCGCGACGCGACGTCGCGCGGGCGCGCTGGAGGCCGCTGGCGTGGTGGCGGCATGGACGGTGGAGGATCGTGCGGGGTGAGCTCTGGCGGCGTGGATCTGGCGCGTGAGGGGCTTATGCGATGAGGGCTGTGGGCAGCGCGGCCTGGCGCTTCCTGGGCGTCGGACGGCGGCTGCTCGCAGCAAGGTAGACGGCGGCTCTTCTCATGGGCGGGTGGAGGAAGGTCGGCGGGTGGACGGTGGACGCCTTGGCCTAGGGCGGCGGTCGCGGGACGATGCGTGGAGAGCCGAGGGGGCGCGGGGCTGGCACCGTGGATGCGGCTGCTCGGCGGCCGGACTGCCGGCTGCCTTGGCGGCCTCTCATCTAGATCCGGGATGCCCAGATCTGATGGGGCGGCAACCGCCCCTCAGATGCGTTGGCTGGTAGTTGGCCGGCAACGCGGACTGACCTCCGGTGCGAGAGTTTGACGCGGTCCTCCTGCCCGGGGCTCATCGCTCCTCGCGCGACATCCGGCGTTCGGTCGCCCTGGAGTCGGTGCACGGCTCTGGGCCGCCTCCGTTCCGGTCAAGATGGGAGCTTGTGGTTCGATTGGGGGGCGTCTTCTCGTTATGGCGTTGATGAAGGACCGTGGCGGTGGTGGTTAGGATAGCGTTGTGCCAGCAGTGGGATCTGTGCCGTAGGCCACGGATTTGGCGTCCTCTGAGTTGATGGCTCGACGATGCCCGTCGGTAGCCACTGGGccatgtccccccccccccccccccctggtcCACCTGGATAGGAGGGGACTTCAGGCATGGGtgcccctacggtggtggcgCTGACCCTAGCCTGGGGGCTGATGCCGGACTTCTCTAACCACGGTTTGTGCACGGTGAAGCGGATAGTCGGCTTTGTCTCGTGGCAtggatgccggggcggcggccctggaaGGTGGTCCACATGGTTGGCTCTCCGGCGGGCAccatggcggcggtggtggcATTGTCTCTTGGTCGTGTGGGCGGCGACAGGCTTGGCGCAAGGTAGCTCGGGCGTGCTCTCGGTCTCCGTGGGGGCGTCTCAATCCGGATCTAGGGACATGAGCTCGTCATGCTTCTTCTGAAGACCTCGTGGTGACACATGAGAACTACCGGGCGAAAGCTCTGTGCTCTGGCGCCGACGATGGTGACGCTCGAGGGCGCCGCTCTCTTCTTGAAGACGTCGTCGTGGTGTTCCCATCCGTGTTCGGGTTTCGGGTGAAAACCTTTGTCCATTGTGGACTCGACAGCGGCGACGCTTGGCGCCGGCATCCCTCCTGAGGGCGTTGTCGTGGAGCTTAGGTGTGTATAGGGCGTAGCGTGGCGTTGTACTCGGGTCCTCCTGTGCTTTTTCGTCGGTACCATTGGTGATCCGTTTATTCTGGGATCGGCTTTGTAAGAGGACTACCTCTCCACCTTGTATCGTTCGGCGCCGTGTACTTTGTTCAgttgttgctttatatataaagcggggcaaAAGCCTCTTTCGAGAGAGTTGATTGAGTTAGCATGAATTCTGGGGATGCTATATCTTTAAATTTTCAAATGCATGACAACTAGATATAGTTGACCAACTGTGAGCCTTGACATTCAGAATACTAGGGGTTGCATGTTTCTCGGTTTTCACTTTGCACAAAGCTACTACACATTTTGTTGAATGATTGCTCTGCTTCTTGTATGTTCATATTTTCTGCGCATTACTCTGTTTTGTCACAGTTTTCAAGCACCCTGTTATGTCTAGTTATGTTCCTTGTTACCAAACTTTATGCATCGCTGCTTTTCTGCTTTATTACTTTTTAGCTACTTTTCCTTGCTATTTAAGCACCATTCGGGGTCGGTGAGATCCATCTCTTGTGCAAGGGGTTGTCCCCCGGCTGGCTAAGAACCCTAGCTACAGTACTTCTAGATCGAGCAATCCATCGTCTTGAGGTGGCCTACTTTCTGTGTTTTGCATTTCATTTCTGAAGATCATCGACAGATCCTTAGTTAGCGCCTGTCAGTACCATACTTGCTGGTATTGATGAATCTAGCCTCGTATGAGATGGCTTCTGTAACCAACTTGCTTCATGTCGTGTGCACACCTTCTGTTAATTAATATAAGAAGATCCCGCACAGGCGTTTAGTTCAGGCTACCGGGAGTCAACTCCTGGTGAGGCTATTAGCACACTATGTATGGCATTTCAGTCGACAACACTAGCTGAATAATCTACCTTGCTTAGTGAATCCAGTAAGCCATCTTATATATTGTTATGTAGTGTGGCTCAGCTTTAAGAACTTAATCGCTTGAATGAAATGTACAGCCTGATTTTATTACTACACTCTTGACTGTTGCTATGTGTTACTACTGGACTGCATCTTCACTTGTTCTAATCAGGCTGTATTTTGTTGTTGCATCAATTATAGGCGCTCGCAACTGAGGTCTTCAACAGTCAACACACACGCGCGGCGCATGAATGCAAGCAGGCACACGTTTTTGGAGAGCTAACCTGAATATCTGATGGTTCTGTAGTGGGTGCTGTAATGTTTACCTCAAGTTGCTACTCTGTGTTTGCATGAGGATGAGGTGTGCTTGATGTGAGTGTGTGGCTTGTTCTAACCGTGGATGTAATGTagtccctccgttcctaaatactccctccgtccggaaatactcgtcggagaaatgcataaaaatggatatatctagaactaaaatgcatctagatacatctatttctCCAACAagtattttgggacggagggagtacttgtctttctaggcatttcaacaagtgactacatacggagtaaaatgagtgaatctacactctaaaatatgtctacatacattcgtatgtgatattcatttgaaatgcctagaaagacaagtatttagaaacggagggagtacctagCATCTCTGTGGTGAGAGATAATTCTCTAGTAACTGAAAAAGACCTGATGGATGGAAACTTTAGCTCTGAATGAAGGAATCCTTGCCTTCGGCGGTGggttataaaacatgatcaaGCGGTGACCTGCTTAGGCTTGGGCGCGCAGTCATCGCGGAAATCTGGACATGAACGATCAGGCGCCAATCTAGACAACAGCACATTGCGGAAAACTGTAGTTGTAGCACCGACACATCGCTGAAAGTTTCTCGTGCTATATAACCAACTAATACTAGTACTTGGGCTCGTGTTTTCAACAAGCCATTCATTCATACTACTAACTCCGTTCGGATTTAACTGTCGCTGAAATCAGTGAATCTTACACGCATTCCAGCGACAGTTACTTCATAGCTTGGTACAAAATACATCCTAACAGGACAGTTCGCAATCTCCAATTACCAGCATTCATGTCAATGCTATACCAACCAGGGCCAGGGCCAGGGCCAAGGCTGAATGATCCACAGCTAAACCATCACCAACATTCACGAGTTCATGACAATATAAGATCAATACACTTCTACTTCACTACTTCATTGCTTCAGGAACCTAGGTACTTGGGCTCAGCGCTTCCGCTTCTGTGTGCGCCACTGCCTCAGCACGTACTGGACCACTTCTTTCAGGGTTGCCTTCCTATTCTCTTTGTAGTTCCACAGCTCCGGCACAGAATAGCGGCCGCTAGGGTTGTACTCATTCACTTCAAGCAAAGCCTTTGTCACCAGCCCATAGACTTCCTCACCATGCTCTTCTTTCAGTTCCTGCAGCTTCTCGTCATCCTCACGGAGAATTTCCTAACATCAACGCACACACCATTAGATAACCATACTACTCCATTTTAAACATGTCAGATAAAACAGGCACCAAAAGCTTCAAAACTTCGCGCGCTCCACAAATATGCCTAAGACAGACAGTGATCAAGGAGCTTGTGCTATGAATTTAGCAAAGTATTCATACGGGAACTATGTAGTGTCTACATGCTGCCACAGTATAATAAAACATGGATGAACAAACATAATTTATGTGTGTGAAATAATGTAAGACATGCCTACTTCATTACATAGTAATGCATGCCTGCATTAATAAACCAGTATATCAAATATACATACACAATGACCTTTCCATGCATGTGGAACAAGTATGCTACATAAAGTTCAGGGGGGAAATATTGTTTGCAGATGGCAGGAGGGCTTTGAGCTCCATGTATCAAGTATCATGTCAAATTCCAACAGCCAAGACACGTTGTGTCCAGCTTAACCAAGCTAGGAACTGGGAACCAACTTTTAATTGACGAAGGAATGTCATAAAGCGTCCCTATCATAAACTTCTAGGAGAGGGGGAGTCATTAGCATCCGGCAATGTGGGTACTGAGTGGCAAGCTTTTTATCGGTAAGAAGTTTGGTTACTCCATGAGCAAATGCTAGATGTACCATCTTTCCAAAAGGTTGGCGAATTAAATATAACTTAATTGGTATAGAACTGACCATCAGCTTCAGAGAAAAGCAACAAATGGAAGAAAGAGAGTCTTGAATAAATACAATTCACCATTTATTTAATTAGATGCTATATATCTCAATCAAGAGCAGCTAACATCAACGTAAGGTTTTGCACACAGGAACTCAAAAATCTTGCTTCCTAGCATTGAAGTTGCACAAATATATGCATATGACCAAGCTCTCCAGAAGCTGCTAAATCAAGTAAATGAAACTTATCTAACATTCACTACAAGCATAGATACATATGGCTGACTTTTCAGATTCCTTCATCAAGCATCCAATATTTGCTATTGCACAAAAGAAAAATTATTTATGGCATAGCCTAATTGACTTTCTAATTGGTTAGCTGTAAAAGATATCGTGCGGTAGCTTACATCCACAGTTGACACCATGCCATGAAAAACAAGATATTTATAACTCCCATGAAAAACTAGAGTATTTAAATTACACAAGAATATAGCCCCTTGGCTGGTTACAACTGGTGGCTGACGTTTTCTTGTTTCCTCCACTCTTATTTCATGTAATGAAGGACCAAGGAAGTAACAGATGGAGGAAACAGAAAGGACCTGATTAGTAATGTAACTAATGTTTTTGGGTCAGGCTCAAACACAGCAAGATTCAGAAATGATAACACTATCCGGAGCCCTTAAATCAGTAAGTCCAATGTTTGTATTATGGAATATTCTTTCTCTCGCTATCTATGGTTGATAATACTTTTGATCAACAGATTAGGTATTTTCCCTTTCCATTATTAATGTGAGAATTTCTGCTACTTTTCTCCCTTTAGATTAATGTAAGAATATGCAGGGCAGTAAATTAAACTTTGTGTCTCCAATTTTCAGCTCTCACCACAATTTACTTATGAATAGATGAACCGAGTTAATGTTTGCAGAACAGGAAATTCAATGTGAAATTGATAACTCGAGATACAAGCTATTAGAGAACATCAAGTGTATAAAAGCAAGAGCGAAGATATTACTACCTTCTCTCTACCCTCGACCATGATAACTTTAAAAGGGTGCCATTCTGGATTTTTAATCTCCTCTTCCCACTTTGAACAAAGAATGGAAGCAGTTACTTCTGCATCTTCTTCTGACATTTTACCTTTGCAAGCCTTAGCAAACGATTTCAGATCAAGATCACCCATTCTTTTAACGCCTATAGTTGCTCGGGCAGTTGTAACATCCCGCAGACCCTGCAGCATATGCAATAGATAGCTTTGAAATGTAATTCAAACATAATACTAGACAAATGCAAGTACTCAATCGATGAGATAACTTACATCTATTAGCTTCTTCCGAGCATCTTGCAACTCATCGTTGCTTATCCTTTCCTTCATAAGCAGAGTGTGGTGGAGTGCTTCCACTGCATCCATTTCATCATACTTGTCCTGGAGCTCGGCACTAAGTTCATCTATTTTCCTCTTTGATTCAGAGTCTTCTTCACCTGGCATATGCTTCATCACTTCCAATTTTCCCTGCAACTGTTTTATTTCTAGCTCAAGCTTCTGTTTGGCATCCAGTTTCTGCTCTAACTTGATAATCTCATCTAGAGCAGCCTTTTTCTCCCTCTGCAGTTTGCCATTTTCAGCACAGGAGGACAGTCATAGATATTAGTATCTCAAAACCTCAAGTAAAACAATATATAGTAAGGCACAAACCTTGTGTTTTGCCACAAGCTTCAGCACATTTTCATCTGCCCTCTGTTGCTCCGACGTTGCCATCTTAAGATACTTTGCTTTGATCTCATTCTGTATTCACCACAACAGCCTGACATGAGTTTTATGCAGAGAtactagggggggggggggggggggggtaccaaATGGCATCTACATTTCACGCCTACCGGCATGCCCTCTCTAAAAGTAAAAAACAAATTACGTGCATTTTGCTGAAATTGTCCTACTGTTAAACCCTCTGCAATCTATTGTCGTCCAAGAG
This genomic window from Aegilops tauschii subsp. strangulata cultivar AL8/78 chromosome 4, Aet v6.0, whole genome shotgun sequence contains:
- the LOC109762980 gene encoding uncharacterized protein, yielding MPATCSTKRNGRPTDRHPCPIYSMIAASPYPGPKVAGSVNPDAQVTVTPNLDAQVLGGRYDCSGSRWPERSARRRFGRHRCLGRRVWHWQGLFKMHARGFNILEIFETGRKKWLMSTMFRACSLLMCDVFTDFCHLWCLLMK